The Lichenihabitans psoromatis genome contains a region encoding:
- a CDS encoding TIGR04290 family methyltransferase, producing MTSIAPPLTDDDIRDRIQQLGPWFHNMKIHGIWTAPDHFLGDYPNVKFKGFAQAIPSDLRGKSVLDIGCNGGFYAIEMKRRGADRVLGIDFDDDYLAQARFAADANGLDIEFRKMSVYDIGTLGERFDVVIFMGVLYHLRHPLLALDIIHDTVAKDLLVFQSLQRGSEQVDVIAEDYDFWDQQHFDSPGYPKLHFIEQRYSNDPTNWWAPNRAASAAMLRSAGFEIVAHPESEVFICRRVEIATPGAVYPCKEGRP from the coding sequence ATGACAAGCATCGCTCCGCCCCTGACGGATGACGACATCCGCGATCGCATACAGCAGCTCGGTCCGTGGTTTCACAACATGAAGATCCACGGCATCTGGACAGCGCCCGACCACTTTCTCGGCGATTATCCCAACGTGAAGTTCAAGGGTTTCGCGCAGGCGATCCCGTCCGACCTGAGAGGCAAGAGCGTCCTCGACATCGGCTGCAACGGCGGCTTCTATGCGATCGAGATGAAGCGTCGCGGCGCCGACCGCGTGCTCGGCATCGATTTTGACGACGATTACCTCGCCCAAGCGCGCTTTGCGGCCGACGCCAATGGCCTCGACATCGAATTCCGGAAAATGTCGGTTTACGATATCGGCACGCTCGGCGAGCGGTTTGACGTCGTGATCTTCATGGGGGTTCTCTATCACCTCCGCCATCCGCTGCTGGCACTCGACATCATCCATGACACGGTCGCCAAGGATCTGCTCGTGTTCCAATCCTTGCAGCGGGGCTCCGAGCAGGTCGACGTGATCGCCGAGGATTACGATTTTTGGGACCAGCAGCATTTCGACAGCCCCGGCTATCCGAAGCTGCATTTCATCGAACAGCGTTATTCCAACGATCCGACCAATTGGTGGGCACCGAACCGTGCCGCCTCCGCCGCGATGCTGCGGAGCGCCGGGTTCGAGATCGTGGCCCACCCTGAATCGGAAGTGTTCATCTGCCGCCGCGTGGAGATCGCCACGCCAGGCGCCGTCTATCCCTGCAAGGAGGGTCGTCCGTGA
- a CDS encoding beta-xylosidase: protein MIEAAMIWNEPNNKSHWDPAIDPDWSKFAAMTTLACQAIRAENATLPRVLGGMSPIDPTFVQNLAGRGVLDHLDALAVHGFPLDWNLWPLAEWPQKIAEIQAVTTLPIWVSEVGVSTFGAEEVQEWGLRRTADLLKGKAPRIHWYSLYDLPREWEATTRHKEAEGSSYYRHFAMGILRQDGTPKLAAKVFADCTPDMGLCQWFHYEDHRLDDAVEWMKRLGVTYLRTGLSWADSFRPDANRWFDRLMKALEPFNTTVTFCFTPEHLGIEPHHTSAPRDPELFAEFCASMVRRYVGAGATPAIPAIAPTRAAAA, encoded by the coding sequence GTGATCGAAGCCGCGATGATCTGGAACGAGCCGAACAACAAGTCCCATTGGGACCCGGCTATCGATCCCGACTGGAGCAAGTTCGCGGCCATGACGACACTGGCCTGCCAAGCGATCCGGGCCGAGAATGCGACGCTGCCACGCGTCCTCGGCGGCATGTCGCCGATTGACCCGACCTTCGTCCAAAATCTCGCCGGTCGCGGCGTGCTCGATCATCTCGACGCCCTTGCGGTGCATGGCTTTCCGCTCGATTGGAACCTCTGGCCGCTGGCCGAATGGCCGCAGAAGATCGCCGAGATCCAGGCCGTGACGACCCTGCCGATTTGGGTCAGCGAAGTCGGGGTCTCGACCTTCGGGGCCGAGGAGGTGCAGGAATGGGGGCTGCGCCGGACGGCCGATCTGCTCAAGGGCAAGGCTCCGCGCATCCATTGGTACAGCCTCTACGATCTGCCGCGCGAGTGGGAAGCCACCACACGCCACAAGGAAGCGGAAGGCTCGTCTTATTACCGGCATTTCGCCATGGGCATCTTGCGGCAGGACGGCACCCCGAAGCTGGCCGCCAAAGTGTTCGCGGATTGCACGCCCGACATGGGGCTGTGCCAGTGGTTCCATTATGAGGATCATCGCCTCGACGATGCGGTCGAGTGGATGAAACGGCTCGGCGTCACCTATCTCCGCACCGGCCTATCCTGGGCTGATTCGTTCCGCCCCGACGCCAATCGCTGGTTCGATCGGCTGATGAAAGCGCTCGAGCCCTTCAACACGACCGTCACGTTCTGCTTCACGCCCGAACATCTCGGCATCGAGCCGCATCACACCAGCGCGCCGCGCGATCCAGAATTATTTGCGGAATTCTGCGCCAGCATGGTGCGCCGCTATGTCGGCGCGGGCGCGACACCCGCAATCCCGGCCATCGCACCGACGCGGGCTGCAGCGGCCTGA